A stretch of the Gracilinanus agilis isolate LMUSP501 chromosome 4, AgileGrace, whole genome shotgun sequence genome encodes the following:
- the LOC123245002 gene encoding olfactory receptor 2T29-like, whose translation MWLENNTLGTDFILMGLFSQSKYPTLFSSVIFIVFIVALSGNATLILLIYCEPHLHTPMYFFISQLSLMDMMYSFVIVPKMLLDQVTGIHNILVPSCGIQMFLYLTLVGAEFFLLAAMSYDRFVAICHPLRYPILMNHRVCKLLIIGCWLLGSIDGFMITSITMTFPFCKSQEIQHFFCETPALTKLSCSDTSLYKIAMYLCCFLMILIPVIVILSSYSLILLTVYRMNSVTGYKKAFSTCSSHITVIILLYGAAAYNYMLPPSYHTAEKDMMISVYYTIVTPALNPFIYSFRNKDVTGSLRRLLE comes from the coding sequence ATGTGGTTGGAGAATAATACTTTGGGAACAGATTTCATCCTAATGGGCCTCTTTAGCCAAAGCAAATACCCTACTCTCTTCAGCTCAGTGATCTTCATTGTTTTTATAGTAGCTCTGTCTGGGAATGCCACTCTCATCCTTCTTATCTATTGTGAGCCTCACCTCCACACTCCCATGTACTTCTTTATCAGCCAGCTTTCCCTCATGGATATGATGTATAGCTTTGTTATTGTGCCCAAGATGCTGTTGGATCAAGTGACTGGGATTCATAATATCTTAGTCCCAAGCTGTGGGATCCAGATGTTCCTCTATTTGACACTTGTTGGGGCAGAGTTCTTCCTTTTGGCAGCCATGTCCTATGATAGGTTTGTGGCTATCTGTCACCCCCTTCGCTACCCCATCCTCATGAACCATAGAGTTTGCAAACTCCTTATAATTGGTTGTTGGCTTTTAGGCTCTATTGATGGTTTCATGATTACTTCTATTACTATGACCTTCCCATTTTGTAAATCCCAAGAGATCCAACACTTTTTTTGTGAGACTCCTGCTCTGACAAAGCTTTCTTGTTCAGACACCTCACTTTATAAGATTGCCATGTACCTATGCTGCTTTCTTATGATCCTTATCCCTGTAATAGTCATTTTGAGCTCTTACTCCCTCATTCTCCTCACAGTCTATAGGATGAATTCAGTCACTGGCTATAAGAAAGCATTTTCCACATGTTCCTCCCACATTACTGTTATCATCCTCTTGTATGGGGCTGCTGCCTACAACTACATGCTACCCCCTTCTTACCACACTGCTGAGAAGGATATGATGATATCTGTCTATTACACTATTGTTACACCTGCACTTAACCCTTTTATCTATAGCTTTAGGAACAAAGATGTTACTGGAAGTTTGAGGAGACTGCTAGAGTGA